From Aliamphritea hakodatensis:
CGGCCGCCAGATTGGTAGTATCGGATAATGGTGATACTTTATCTCCAAAGAATGCGCCTGATACGACTGCGCCGGCTGTCCAGTAAACCGGAATACCAAATGCAGCACCGATGCCTATCAGTGCAAGTCCAATGGTACCGACTGTGGTCCAGCTCGTACCGATGGAAAGTGAAACAACGGAGCACAGCAGCATAGAGGCGGCCAGGAACCAGGCCGGATCAATCAGCTCCAGCCCGTAGTAGATCAGTAACGGCACAGTACCGCTGGAGATCCAGGTACTGACCAGCATGCCCACAACGATCAGTGTGGCGATCGATGGCATCGCGACATGAAGCACATGGAAAGCGCCGGTTTCTATATCCTTCCAGCGATAGCCCTGGGACCAGCCTACCAAAGAGGTAATAGCAAAGCCGATCGCCAGCGCGATGTGCGGGGTAAAGTCGTCGTAATAGAATATTTGGATCGCCAGTAGCCCGATTGTCAGCACGATTGGAATCAGTGCGACTCCAAGGCTGGGAACAGCTATTTTGGGGGAAGTGCTTTCATTCATTCGGAAGCTCCTCAGGCAGTCACGCCTGGATTTTTTTTATTGTGAAAAAATGGGGGACATCAGAGGTAGCCCCCCCAAAGACTGCTTAGGGCAAGCAGTCAGTCTCAAACTGAGCGTTGATAAGCCAGTATTGACGCGGCAAGGTCTTCTCTGGAGTCACCGACAGCTTTGAACAGGGTGATGGCATTGGCGGAATCGGGCAGGGCTGAACGTCCGGCGTGCTGGCCGCTACAAAGCTCGGTAAACTCGGCAATAATTTTATCTTCTGTGATAGCCCCTTCACTGATAGGAATGATCAGATCACCGGTTTCAGCCAGTGCGCCGGCGCGCACATCAACAAATACAGCGCTGATCTGCATTGCTGTGTTATCCGTTTCGCGCATGGTTGGGGTGAAGCTGCCCACCAGATCCAGGTGTGCTCCTGGTTTTAACCATTCCCCTTTAATCAGAGGGTTGGTGGCCATGGTTGCACAACTGATAATGTCAGCCTGTAGTGCTGCTGTTTCCAACTGATCATATTCGCAGGCTTCTGCATCTATGTTTTGTGCATTCAGATCCGCCACAAGAATCCGGGAAGCGTCTTCATTACGGTCCCATACTTTGACTGAGCTGATCGGACGAACGCTCATGTGAGCAGGGATAAGGTTCCGGCCCATGCGCCCGGCACCGACCATCAGCAGTTCGCTGGAATCTTCACGGGATAAATACCGGGATGCCATGGCTGAAGCGGCAGCTGTTCTCAGAGACGTCAGCTCATTGGCATCCAGCTGCGCCAGCGGTTGTCCTGTTTTGCCACACGAGAGGATATAGTTACTGTTCAGGCCCGGTTTGCCGCGTAAGCTGTTGCCAGGAAAGACGTTCACCAATTTTACGCCCAGATATTCACCTTCCAGCCAGGCAGGCATTAACAACAGCGTTGCAGCCGGGTCATCAGGTACATTGATGCTATGATGATGACGCACCGGAGCGCAGACATTTTTAGTAAATATGTCGTTAAGGGCTTCAATTAACAGTGGCCAGGGCAGTGCCTGGCGTACCTGGTTAGCATTCAGTTGCATCACATCTTCTCTTATTGTTAGGCTTTCACACATGGTAGCCAGAAGACGTTCAGCATATTTGACCGAGACTATGAAATTATTGTTTCAGGCTCTGCAGATCACCTCAAATGCACGGAAGTTCAGAGAATTTTTTAGATGACAGACAGTCATGCAAGGCGCAACCTGATTGCCCGGCAAAAAGGGCAGCACTGCCATGATTTCTCACAGATACTGATTGGCTGGAAAGGTCAGATGGCGTGTGAATTCACAAAAGGTGCCGGTCAGATAACAAACGGAACAGTCGCGGTTGTTCCCAGCAGTGCTGAGCACTTTTTTACAGGTTTGAGCGATGACAGTGAACTACTCGTTATTGATCTGGCCCCCGTTGATCCTTTCATTCAGGCGCTAGAACAAGCCTGTAATCTTTCGTTTAAAGATACCCTCTTTCGCCAGCCTGAATTTTTGTCACTGAATCCTGAGTTACTGCCAATGCTGGATTTTGCGGCGAACCAACTGGCCCACGGTGAGGCACATGTTAGTCGGCAGGTTAACTGTCAGCTGATTTCGCTGTTTATGACGCAGCTGTGTCAGGAGTATTCTTCAACCACACAAACGCCAAAGGACAGCCGTTTAAATACTACAGAGTTAAATCGTTTTATTGATCGGCGGTTAGCGAATCCGCCTTCTAATGCGGAGCTGGCTAAAAGTCAGTATCTCAGTGAAAGCCACTTCTATTACCTGTGCCAACAGACGTTTGGTGTTACTCCCCAGCAGTACGTGATGTCAAGGCGGATGCACCGGGCGCATTTTCTGTTACAGAATACGAAGTACCCATTAGCGGTGCTGGCTGCAGAGCTTGGTTTTTCAGATTCTTCAAGTTTCTCCCGGGCATTTAAGAAGTTTTTTCAGATTACGCCAGGCAAAGCCCGACGCTGATCCGCTGCTTCAGGCTGTAATGTTAGTTATAAAATATGAGTCGCATTTTAAGTTTATTTCGGGATGTATTTCCGGTGCTGGCAGAAGAGGTTTAATGGCAGAAAGTGGATGAGACTATTGGACGATCACATCGGTAAGGGTGTGAAAGAACAGGATTTGCACTCCTGACTTTTTCCGCAGAAAACTGCCGGGCTCCGGGTTGAGAATAAACTGGGAATGCTGTTTCAGGGCGTTTATCATTGTTGGCTTTATACCCGTTTTGCAGGAATGTGATCATGGACCTGATGGCTTTTTTAATCTTTATTCCGGCATGTTTTGCATTGAATATGTCTCCGGGGCCAAACAACCTTCTTTCAATGAGCAATGCCAAGCGTTACGGGCTGAAGGTTGCCGTGGCAGCAGGTTTGGGCAGGCTGACGGCGTTTGCCGGCATGATTATGCTGGCGGCATCGGGTCTGGCGGTGATTCTGTATACATCAGAAAAGATATTCTTTGTCGTCAAAGTGGCGGGTGCCTGCTATCTGTTCTGGCTGGCGTATAAGCTCTGGACCGCAGATACTTCTGCCGAAGATGAGCAGATCTCTGCAGACAGTAAGGGGATTTTTAGCCTTGCCCGGCAAGAGTTTTTACTGGCCGCCGGTAACCCTAAAGCCATTCTGATTTTCACCGCTTTTTTACCGCAGTTCATTAACCCTGCGCAGCAGATAGGCTTGCAGTTCTTTATTCTGGGCGGGGCGTTTCTGATCCTGGAGTGGATCGCAATTGCGGCTTACGGCTGCTTTGGTGTTTATCTGCGAAAATGGTTTGCTGCACCGGGGAAAAGAAAGCTGTTTAACCGCGGCTGTTCTGCAATGCTGGCCAGTGCAGGTGTGGGCTTGCTGGTGGCCCGCAGAGGCTGATTCAGTTCAGGCAGCTAACTCTTATTTTCTAGTTCGGGGCTAATGTGTCCTTTTTCAGGGATTGTTATTCCGGTCGCAAACCAAATCTGAAAATGGGGGAAGGACTTACCTAT
This genomic window contains:
- a CDS encoding LysE family translocator, with amino-acid sequence MDLMAFLIFIPACFALNMSPGPNNLLSMSNAKRYGLKVAVAAGLGRLTAFAGMIMLAASGLAVILYTSEKIFFVVKVAGACYLFWLAYKLWTADTSAEDEQISADSKGIFSLARQEFLLAAGNPKAILIFTAFLPQFINPAQQIGLQFFILGGAFLILEWIAIAAYGCFGVYLRKWFAAPGKRKLFNRGCSAMLASAGVGLLVARRG
- a CDS encoding ornithine cyclodeaminase family protein, with the protein product MQLNANQVRQALPWPLLIEALNDIFTKNVCAPVRHHHSINVPDDPAATLLLMPAWLEGEYLGVKLVNVFPGNSLRGKPGLNSNYILSCGKTGQPLAQLDANELTSLRTAAASAMASRYLSREDSSELLMVGAGRMGRNLIPAHMSVRPISSVKVWDRNEDASRILVADLNAQNIDAEACEYDQLETAALQADIISCATMATNPLIKGEWLKPGAHLDLVGSFTPTMRETDNTAMQISAVFVDVRAGALAETGDLIIPISEGAITEDKIIAEFTELCSGQHAGRSALPDSANAITLFKAVGDSREDLAASILAYQRSV
- a CDS encoding AraC family transcriptional regulator, which encodes MTDSHARRNLIARQKGQHCHDFSQILIGWKGQMACEFTKGAGQITNGTVAVVPSSAEHFFTGLSDDSELLVIDLAPVDPFIQALEQACNLSFKDTLFRQPEFLSLNPELLPMLDFAANQLAHGEAHVSRQVNCQLISLFMTQLCQEYSSTTQTPKDSRLNTTELNRFIDRRLANPPSNAELAKSQYLSESHFYYLCQQTFGVTPQQYVMSRRMHRAHFLLQNTKYPLAVLAAELGFSDSSSFSRAFKKFFQITPGKARR